The Bacteroidota bacterium genome contains a region encoding:
- the fsa gene encoding fructose-6-phosphate aldolase — translation MKIFIDTANLNEIKEANDMGLLDGVTTNPSLVAKEGHKDFKSMLESICKIVNGDISAEVVSTEYDAIVKEGRELAKIHPNIVVKVPLIKEGLKAVRTFADEGIRTNVTLCFSASQAVLAAKAGAYIISPFVGRLDDISQNGMELIAQMVNIYRNYDYQTKILVASVRHPLHFVDSCMLGADIATMPFKVIEQLAKHPLTDIGLSNFLKDWDKLNAAK, via the coding sequence ATGAAGATTTTCATAGATACAGCAAACCTAAATGAAATTAAAGAAGCAAACGACATGGGTTTGCTTGACGGTGTAACCACAAATCCATCTCTTGTAGCAAAAGAAGGGCATAAAGATTTTAAATCGATGCTTGAATCGATCTGTAAAATTGTAAACGGTGATATTTCCGCTGAAGTTGTTTCAACAGAATATGATGCAATTGTTAAAGAAGGAAGAGAGCTCGCAAAAATCCACCCGAATATTGTAGTTAAAGTCCCATTAATAAAAGAAGGTCTCAAAGCAGTCCGCACATTTGCTGATGAAGGTATCAGAACAAATGTAACGTTGTGCTTCTCGGCTTCGCAGGCAGTTCTTGCTGCCAAAGCAGGCGCATATATCATTAGTCCTTTCGTAGGAAGATTAGACGACATTTCACAAAACGGTATGGAACTGATCGCACAGATGGTAAATATTTACAGAAACTATGATTACCAAACAAAAATTCTTGTTGCATCAGTAAGACATCCGCTGCATTTTGTTGATTCATGCATGCTCGGTGCAGATATTGCAACAATGCCGTTCAAAGTTATCGAACAGCTTGCAAAACATCCTTTAACAGATATCGGGCTTTCAAATTTCCTTAAAGACTGGGATAAACTGAACGCAGCTAAATAA
- a CDS encoding NAD(P)H-dependent oxidoreductase, producing MKIIAIAGSFREKSYNKMALKFMIQGARDAGAIVEEIDLRDYPMPIYDEDIDKAGKPENVLILKEKIAEAKGILICTPEYNHSLPGGFKNVIDWLSRFKDQPFKGKWIALAGASTSLWGTVRAQLAFLPVFRVLAAHVLPTQIYIPLAQNIFNEDGSCKDESTQNKLILLGKELAEKIKQ from the coding sequence ATGAAAATCATTGCCATTGCAGGCAGTTTCAGGGAGAAATCCTACAACAAAATGGCTTTGAAATTTATGATACAAGGCGCTCGCGATGCGGGCGCTATTGTTGAAGAAATAGATTTGCGTGACTACCCGATGCCAATTTATGATGAAGATATTGATAAAGCGGGCAAACCTGAAAACGTTCTTATACTAAAAGAAAAAATTGCAGAGGCTAAGGGAATTTTAATCTGCACACCTGAATACAATCACTCTCTTCCCGGCGGATTCAAAAATGTTATTGACTGGCTCTCACGTTTTAAAGACCAGCCCTTCAAAGGAAAGTGGATTGCATTAGCGGGAGCTTCAACAAGTTTATGGGGCACAGTCCGTGCGCAGCTTGCATTCCTTCCGGTATTCCGTGTGCTTGCAGCACATGTTTTGCCAACACAGATTTATATTCCGCTTGCTCAGAATATTTTCAATGAAGACGGCAGCTGTAAAGATGAATCCACACAAAATAAACTCATCCTGCTCGGTAAAGAGCTTGCAGAAAAAATAAAACAGTAA
- a CDS encoding amino acid permease, with product MKETLPDNADQHHSGLLRRLGLTTAILIVISSMIGSGVFKKAAPMSLELHSSGLILIAWLIAGIITLFGSITNAEIAGLIAEPGGQYVYFKHMYGKFFAFMYGWSCFSVIQTASIASIAYVFAESVNSVIPLFHLSDVAEKFTLFGIFNPLDNFGVKLLTIGTIVFLTGANYLGVIFGGIINNVFTVLKVLAIITIIILALTISGGSASNVQPMFAAPGATYNSSLGLFGAMFAAMLGAFWAYDGWNNIGYLGGEIKNPKRTIPLSLFIGVGLVTTIYLLVNYAYLYVLPLNELLGIANTENTIVAVEVMRKFMGNNGALFISVLIMVSTFGTTNGTILASSRIYFAMAKDNLFFKSAANVHPKFRTPYTSLLMQGLWSSLLVLSGTFDQLTDMLIFASFIFYGAGALGVFVLRKKMKDAHRPFKAVGYPIVPAVFILFCATLVIVTIIQNPRDAGIGLALVLIGIPFFRNWNNKIKKELPPVDVIP from the coding sequence ATGAAAGAAACATTACCGGATAATGCTGACCAGCATCACTCAGGTCTACTCAGGCGTCTCGGCTTAACCACAGCCATATTAATAGTAATAAGTTCAATGATAGGTTCCGGCGTTTTTAAAAAAGCAGCGCCGATGTCTCTCGAGTTACACTCCAGCGGTCTAATATTGATTGCATGGCTCATCGCAGGTATAATCACTCTCTTCGGTTCAATTACTAATGCGGAAATTGCGGGACTCATTGCTGAGCCTGGGGGACAATATGTTTACTTCAAGCACATGTACGGAAAGTTTTTTGCGTTTATGTACGGATGGTCATGCTTTTCAGTTATTCAGACTGCTTCGATAGCTTCTATTGCGTATGTGTTTGCCGAGTCGGTTAACTCCGTAATTCCGTTATTCCATTTAAGTGATGTTGCGGAAAAGTTTACTCTGTTCGGGATTTTTAATCCGCTTGATAACTTCGGAGTAAAATTATTAACAATAGGCACGATTGTATTTTTAACAGGAGCAAATTATCTAGGAGTAATTTTCGGAGGTATCATCAATAATGTTTTCACAGTTCTCAAAGTTTTAGCAATCATTACAATTATAATTCTTGCTCTGACAATCAGCGGGGGAAGCGCATCAAATGTGCAGCCGATGTTTGCCGCTCCCGGAGCGACATACAATTCTTCACTCGGACTTTTCGGTGCTATGTTCGCAGCAATGCTTGGCGCATTCTGGGCATATGACGGTTGGAATAATATCGGATACCTCGGAGGAGAAATTAAAAATCCGAAGAGAACTATTCCGCTTTCATTATTTATCGGAGTGGGACTTGTAACAACAATCTACCTCCTCGTAAATTACGCTTACTTATATGTTCTTCCTTTGAATGAACTTCTCGGAATTGCCAATACAGAAAATACAATTGTAGCTGTAGAAGTTATGAGGAAATTCATGGGTAATAACGGAGCGTTATTTATTTCCGTTTTGATTATGGTCTCTACATTCGGAACGACTAACGGGACTATACTTGCTTCATCAAGAATTTATTTCGCAATGGCAAAGGATAATTTATTCTTTAAATCGGCTGCAAATGTACATCCTAAATTCAGGACTCCTTACACTTCATTATTGATGCAGGGATTGTGGTCAAGTCTGCTTGTTCTATCGGGAACATTCGACCAGCTTACAGATATGCTTATCTTTGCTTCATTTATTTTTTACGGCGCAGGCGCGCTGGGAGTATTTGTATTAAGAAAGAAAATGAAGGATGCGCACAGGCCGTTTAAAGCAGTCGGTTATCCCATAGTGCCGGCAGTATTTATTTTATTCTGCGCTACACTTGTGATAGTAACAATTATTCAGAATCCAAGAGATGCAGGTATCGGACTTGCTTTGGTATTAATAGGTATTCCATTTTTCAGAAACTGGAATAATAAAATAAAGAAAGAACTGCCGCCTGTAGATGTTATACCTTAG
- a CDS encoding methyltransferase domain-containing protein, with the protein MSEEKNAEYILGVNLKELKRLEFQNGVWRNVTTDFISRSGVSNGMKCLDVGSGPGFVSMDLLNYVGPEGEVTALEPSELYLNHFRDYCSKNSITNVRFINSIVEEAELPENYYDFIFARWVISFVPDPELFLSKLYKALKPGGVIALQDYNYEGITRHPMTEVFKEVPEAVRKYWLKGGGDPYIALKIPELYKKVGLKLTDYKPTVLAGDKESAVFEWAHKFFSVHFDVMAKMGAISSREADEMLQDWLEHRYDSNAIFYSPIVVDMAGRK; encoded by the coding sequence ATGAGTGAAGAAAAAAACGCCGAGTATATCTTAGGCGTTAATCTTAAAGAATTAAAACGTCTTGAATTCCAGAACGGAGTATGGCGCAATGTAACAACTGATTTTATTTCACGCAGTGGTGTGTCAAATGGCATGAAGTGTCTTGATGTTGGCTCAGGTCCGGGATTTGTCAGCATGGATTTACTAAACTACGTCGGTCCGGAAGGCGAAGTTACTGCATTAGAACCCTCAGAACTTTATCTAAACCATTTCAGAGATTACTGTTCAAAAAATTCAATCACAAATGTAAGGTTCATCAATTCAATTGTTGAAGAAGCCGAGCTTCCTGAAAATTATTATGATTTCATTTTTGCGCGTTGGGTTATTTCGTTCGTACCTGACCCGGAACTTTTTCTCTCGAAATTATACAAAGCATTGAAACCCGGCGGAGTCATCGCTTTGCAGGATTATAATTACGAAGGCATTACACGTCATCCGATGACGGAAGTATTTAAAGAAGTCCCCGAAGCAGTAAGAAAATACTGGCTTAAGGGCGGTGGTGACCCGTATATTGCTTTGAAAATCCCCGAACTTTATAAAAAAGTTGGTTTGAAATTGACTGATTACAAACCTACAGTTCTTGCAGGGGATAAGGAAAGCGCCGTTTTTGAATGGGCTCATAAGTTTTTCTCAGTACACTTTGATGTAATGGCAAAAATGGGAGCGATTTCATCGCGTGAAGCAGATGAAATGCTTCAGGACTGGCTGGAACATCGTTACGATTCTAACGCAATTTTCTACTCGCCGATAGTTGTTGATATGGCAGGAAGAAAATAA
- a CDS encoding MGMT family protein — translation MKTEKKTSEKSSNKSLKKSLKRAAKKSWKEKLNDSKDLPRVINLNAEAEKRWGGKTMVIPAPIEVDAVMKTVKKGKVITINDIRKQLSEKHSTETACPITTGIFAWIASHAAEEERKGGKKKITPYWRTIKSTGELNEKYPGGILAHKRALQAEGHEIVKKGKKYKVVK, via the coding sequence ATGAAAACAGAAAAGAAAACCTCCGAAAAATCATCTAATAAATCACTAAAAAAATCATTAAAAAGAGCAGCAAAGAAATCCTGGAAAGAAAAATTAAACGATTCAAAGGACTTACCGCGAGTAATTAACTTAAATGCAGAGGCAGAAAAAAGATGGGGCGGCAAAACAATGGTAATCCCTGCGCCCATTGAAGTAGATGCAGTAATGAAAACTGTTAAGAAGGGAAAAGTTATTACGATAAATGATATACGCAAACAGCTTTCAGAGAAACACTCAACAGAAACTGCCTGCCCGATAACGACAGGAATATTCGCGTGGATTGCATCTCACGCTGCCGAAGAAGAGAGAAAAGGGGGAAAGAAAAAAATTACTCCTTACTGGCGCACGATAAAATCAACCGGTGAACTGAATGAAAAATATCCCGGAGGAATTTTAGCACACAAAAGAGCTCTGCAGGCAGAAGGACATGAGATTGTGAAAAAAGGAAAGAAGTATAAGGTGGTGAAGTGA
- a CDS encoding VOC family protein translates to MNLNQVTISVNDFDASFEFYKKLGLVPIVKSEHYARFVAEGNEATFSIHKKDEHFSGTVIYFECDSSEKLDEKVSELKSKGFEFTDELENKQWLWRETHLKDPDGNVLCLYYAGENRVNPPWKLK, encoded by the coding sequence ATGAATTTAAATCAGGTCACAATTTCAGTAAATGATTTTGATGCCTCGTTTGAGTTTTATAAAAAATTAGGGTTAGTCCCGATAGTAAAGAGCGAACATTATGCAAGATTTGTTGCTGAAGGAAACGAAGCAACATTTTCTATTCACAAAAAAGATGAACACTTTTCAGGAACAGTAATTTATTTTGAGTGCGATAGTTCGGAAAAGTTAGATGAAAAAGTGAGTGAGTTAAAATCCAAAGGATTTGAATTCACTGATGAGCTTGAAAACAAGCAATGGCTATGGAGAGAGACACATTTAAAAGATCCTGACGGCAATGTTCTTTGTTTGTATTATGCGGGGGAAAATCGAGTCAATCCTCCCTGGAAATTAAAATAA
- a CDS encoding RNA methyltransferase, with product MTEKRYNKLAKVISHRQEDLTVVLENIHDPHNVSAIFRSVESIGVDKVYLVYNTNKFPRIGKFSSASAKKWVKTEKFSTAEACFKVLREQGFKIYTTHLSEEVENVSLYDLDLTEKCAIVVGNEHAGVSDEAVQLSDKNFVIPMYGMIQSLNVSVSAAICVYEALRQREKKGMYRKEYTHEQILQKIEQITKK from the coding sequence TTGACTGAAAAAAGATATAATAAGTTAGCAAAAGTAATAAGTCACAGGCAGGAAGATTTGACGGTTGTTTTAGAAAATATCCATGACCCCCACAATGTCAGCGCTATTTTCAGAAGTGTGGAATCAATCGGAGTTGATAAAGTTTACTTAGTCTATAATACAAATAAATTCCCAAGAATCGGGAAATTTTCCTCTGCAAGCGCTAAAAAATGGGTAAAAACAGAGAAATTTTCTACTGCTGAAGCATGTTTTAAAGTATTGAGGGAGCAGGGCTTTAAAATTTATACCACACATTTATCTGAAGAAGTTGAAAATGTCTCATTATATGATTTAGACCTTACTGAAAAATGTGCAATTGTAGTAGGCAATGAGCATGCAGGAGTATCGGATGAAGCAGTGCAATTATCAGATAAAAATTTTGTTATTCCTATGTATGGAATGATACAATCGCTGAATGTTTCCGTCTCCGCCGCAATTTGTGTCTATGAAGCGTTAAGACAGCGTGAGAAGAAAGGCATGTACAGGAAAGAATATACTCACGAACAAATTTTACAAAAAATTGAACAAATCACTAAAAAATAA
- the kdsA gene encoding 3-deoxy-8-phosphooctulonate synthase yields the protein MLPDYLSKELGLKNLNNFLLISGPCVVESRSNIFRTCEKLKEITTKLKIPFIFKSSYIKANRTSSESFRTIGIDKSLRILAEVKKEFSVPIITDVHSEIDVEIAAEVADVLQIPAFLCRQTELLEAAGETGRIVNIKKGQFLAPQDMIYQAEKVKATGNNKIMLTERGSTFGYNNLVVDMRGLVIMKKTGYPVIFDATHSVQMPSNEKGVTGGLPEFIEPLARCAASVNVAGFFIETHPNPAKALSDAKSMLPLDKMDDLLTKLMKIYKAAE from the coding sequence ATGCTTCCCGATTATCTAAGTAAAGAATTAGGGCTAAAAAATCTTAATAATTTTCTTTTAATTTCCGGTCCCTGCGTTGTAGAGAGCAGAAGTAATATTTTCAGAACTTGCGAGAAACTAAAAGAGATTACCACTAAACTAAAGATTCCTTTTATATTCAAATCCTCCTATATAAAAGCTAACAGAACTTCATCTGAATCATTCAGAACAATAGGAATAGATAAATCACTTCGCATTCTGGCAGAAGTAAAAAAAGAATTCAGCGTTCCAATTATTACCGACGTTCACTCGGAAATAGATGTTGAGATTGCAGCAGAAGTAGCCGACGTTCTGCAAATTCCTGCATTCCTTTGCAGGCAGACTGAGCTTCTTGAAGCGGCGGGAGAGACGGGAAGAATTGTTAATATAAAAAAGGGACAGTTCCTTGCTCCGCAGGATATGATCTATCAGGCAGAGAAGGTGAAGGCAACAGGAAATAATAAAATTATGCTGACGGAAAGAGGGAGCACGTTCGGATACAATAATTTAGTTGTAGATATGCGCGGACTTGTAATAATGAAGAAGACTGGATATCCTGTAATTTTCGATGCAACGCATTCAGTGCAGATGCCCTCCAATGAAAAGGGAGTAACAGGCGGACTTCCGGAGTTTATTGAGCCGCTTGCAAGATGCGCAGCTTCTGTTAATGTGGCGGGATTTTTTATTGAGACACATCCGAATCCTGCAAAAGCATTAAGTGATGCTAAAAGTATGCTCCCTCTTGATAAAATGGATGATTTACTGACGAAACTGATGAAAATCTATAAGGCAGCGGAGTAA
- a CDS encoding response regulator, protein MTEQEKPAEQPKLGHSIPLHILIAEDNLINQKLIAKIFNSMGYEVDVADNGVIALEHLEKKNYELVTLDIQMPEMDGITCAKEIHKKFGEQRPVLISITANIQLLNPEGFHKDGMDDVLTKPFKAEDLKNMILKWFGNKQN, encoded by the coding sequence ATGACTGAACAAGAAAAACCGGCAGAGCAGCCAAAATTAGGACATTCAATTCCGCTTCATATATTAATTGCAGAAGATAATCTTATTAATCAAAAATTGATTGCGAAGATTTTCAACAGTATGGGATATGAAGTTGATGTGGCTGATAACGGTGTGATTGCATTAGAACACCTTGAGAAAAAAAATTATGAGCTTGTAACACTTGATATACAGATGCCTGAGATGGACGGAATAACATGCGCAAAAGAAATACATAAAAAGTTTGGAGAGCAACGACCTGTACTAATTTCAATCACTGCTAATATTCAATTGCTCAATCCCGAAGGATTTCATAAGGACGGTATGGATGACGTATTGACAAAACCTTTTAAAGCAGAAGATTTGAAAAATATGATTTTGAAATGGTTCGGAAACAAACAGAATTAA
- the gcvT gene encoding glycine cleavage system aminomethyltransferase GcvT: MKKTTFNNIHKKLGAKLVEFAGYEMPIQYEGIIAEHKAVRDSVGVFDVSHMGEVEVRGKDAFAFVQKLTTNDVSKLEKGKVQYSSMCLENGGVIDDLLVYHCGDYFMLVINASNIEKDLEWMSKNTFGDVELKNVSDEVSLLAIQGKNSLPTLQKLTDTDLSKIEYYNFEFGKIAGIDCIISHTGYTGEKICFEIYSKTDIPTSEKLWNEIFKAGEEFNIKPIGLGARDTLRLEYAFRLYGNDMDENYNPLEAGLGWITKLDKGEFNGREAMQKCKAEGLKKKLVGFIVDDRMVARHGAEVYAGDEKIGVVTSGSMSPMLQKNIGLAYINEGHNKIGTPIEILIRDKKIKATIVKTPFLN, from the coding sequence TTGAAAAAAACCACGTTCAATAATATTCATAAGAAGCTTGGCGCAAAGCTTGTTGAGTTTGCAGGATATGAAATGCCGATTCAGTACGAAGGTATTATTGCAGAGCATAAGGCAGTGCGTGATTCAGTCGGAGTATTCGACGTATCACACATGGGTGAAGTTGAAGTAAGAGGTAAAGATGCATTTGCGTTTGTTCAGAAGTTAACTACCAATGATGTATCGAAACTTGAGAAAGGAAAAGTTCAGTATTCATCAATGTGTCTTGAGAACGGCGGAGTAATAGACGACCTGCTAGTTTATCACTGCGGAGATTATTTTATGCTCGTTATCAATGCATCTAATATTGAAAAAGATCTAGAGTGGATGTCGAAGAATACATTCGGAGATGTTGAGTTGAAAAATGTTTCCGATGAAGTTTCTCTTCTTGCAATACAGGGAAAGAACTCTTTACCAACACTGCAGAAATTAACAGATACAGATTTATCAAAGATAGAATATTATAATTTTGAATTCGGAAAGATTGCAGGAATCGACTGCATAATTTCTCACACAGGTTATACAGGTGAAAAAATCTGTTTTGAGATTTATTCAAAAACAGATATTCCGACATCGGAAAAATTATGGAATGAAATTTTCAAAGCCGGTGAAGAGTTTAATATAAAACCTATCGGCTTGGGCGCAAGAGATACACTCAGACTTGAATATGCGTTCAGATTATACGGAAACGATATGGATGAAAATTACAATCCGCTTGAAGCAGGACTTGGATGGATTACCAAACTTGATAAAGGCGAATTCAATGGACGCGAAGCTATGCAAAAATGCAAAGCCGAAGGACTGAAGAAAAAACTTGTAGGATTTATAGTTGATGACAGAATGGTTGCAAGGCACGGAGCAGAAGTTTATGCGGGCGATGAAAAAATCGGAGTTGTAACAAGCGGAAGCATGTCACCTATGCTTCAAAAAAATATCGGCCTCGCATATATAAATGAAGGCCATAACAAAATCGGAACCCCAATAGAAATATTAATACGCGATAAGAAAATAAAAGCAACTATCGTTAAGACACCATTTTTAAATTAA
- a CDS encoding 6-phosphofructokinase, which yields MKIGILTSGGDCPGLNAVIRAIVRKASLHNYTTMGIYNGWKGLFDEHYRELDTKGIAGIINRGGTILGTSRFNPFTQQHGKETLLHKVAKDEFDALIAIGGEGSMHIAQQAYELGINVIGVPKTIDNDISGTDVTFGFDTAVTVATEAIDRLHTTAESHHRIMILEVMGRHAGWIALHSGIAGGADIILLPEFKMSINEVIEIIMKRYSRGKLFSIIVIAEGADYIADEMIAMDKERLGNIKYDDFGRKRLGGIGNLLAEVVEEKSGFETRATILGYVQRGGVPTAYDRMLGTRLGIHAVEMVTEKKFGRMSALRGSEIVDIPIADAIKVLKTVPPELYEEAKVFFN from the coding sequence TTGAAGATAGGAATTTTGACAAGCGGCGGTGACTGCCCGGGACTTAATGCAGTGATAAGAGCTATCGTGAGAAAAGCCTCATTGCATAACTATACTACGATGGGAATTTATAACGGGTGGAAAGGTCTCTTCGATGAACATTACAGAGAGCTTGATACAAAAGGAATTGCAGGAATTATAAACAGAGGCGGAACGATACTTGGGACGTCAAGATTTAATCCTTTCACTCAGCAGCATGGCAAAGAAACTCTGCTGCATAAAGTTGCTAAAGACGAATTTGATGCTCTCATCGCCATTGGCGGTGAGGGCTCAATGCATATCGCTCAGCAGGCATATGAGCTTGGTATAAATGTTATCGGAGTTCCGAAGACAATCGACAACGATATATCAGGAACAGATGTAACATTCGGCTTTGATACAGCAGTGACTGTTGCAACAGAAGCAATTGACAGACTACATACAACTGCAGAGTCGCATCACAGAATTATGATTCTTGAAGTAATGGGAAGGCATGCAGGATGGATTGCGCTGCACTCGGGAATTGCCGGCGGCGCAGATATTATTCTTCTGCCTGAATTCAAAATGTCTATCAATGAAGTAATTGAAATAATTATGAAACGTTACAGCCGCGGAAAATTATTTTCAATTATTGTCATTGCAGAAGGCGCAGATTATATAGCAGATGAAATGATTGCTATGGATAAAGAAAGATTAGGCAATATAAAATATGATGACTTCGGCAGAAAAAGATTAGGCGGTATAGGTAATCTTCTTGCAGAAGTTGTCGAAGAGAAAAGCGGATTTGAAACACGCGCAACAATCCTTGGCTATGTACAAAGAGGCGGAGTGCCAACTGCATACGACAGAATGCTTGGTACAAGACTTGGTATTCATGCAGTTGAAATGGTGACAGAAAAAAAATTCGGAAGAATGTCGGCGTTAAGAGGAAGCGAGATAGTTGATATTCCTATTGCTGATGCAATTAAAGTTTTAAAAACAGTCCCACCTGAATTATACGAAGAAGCAAAAGTCTTTTTTAATTAA
- a CDS encoding 6-phosphofructokinase yields MKDAQYHKKNLAIVVGGGPAPGINGVIRSVTIEAINSGLNVIGVYDGFEWLAKGDHTHVTELRIDDVSRIHFSGGSILRTSRENPASSKEKLEATIKALTQLSVDYLVTIGGDDTATSAYKIDELTKGQIEVAHVPKTIDNDLPLPGNMPTFGYQTARHHGVKIVQSLMMDAATTKRWYYVVTMGRKAGHLALGIGKAAGATLTIIGEEFRNQEVSFNTICDILEVSIIKRLASGHPYGVAILAEGIIHKIDLEELKSNPYVNLELDTHGNIRLSEIDIGKVTKEEVRRRLKARGIDATIVNKDIGYELRCADPIPYDCEYTQDLGYAAVRYLLSGNSGAIVTVDKGQLIPIKFHDIIGDNNKIQTREVDVDSDGYKVARKYMIRMENNDFEEVKNIARLALIGNMKTEEFIDKFQYLTNDPPIKEQKEN; encoded by the coding sequence ATGAAAGATGCACAATATCACAAAAAGAACTTAGCAATAGTTGTCGGCGGCGGTCCTGCGCCGGGAATAAACGGAGTTATCCGTTCAGTTACTATTGAAGCAATTAATTCAGGACTTAATGTAATAGGAGTATACGACGGCTTCGAATGGCTTGCAAAAGGTGACCATACTCACGTAACAGAACTAAGAATAGATGATGTATCCCGCATTCACTTTTCAGGCGGAAGTATTTTAAGAACTTCCCGTGAAAATCCCGCGTCAAGCAAGGAAAAACTCGAAGCAACCATCAAGGCGCTCACACAATTATCAGTAGATTATTTAGTAACAATCGGCGGAGACGACACTGCAACAAGCGCATATAAAATTGACGAGCTTACAAAGGGACAAATAGAAGTTGCGCACGTTCCGAAAACAATCGATAACGATTTACCTCTTCCGGGAAACATGCCTACATTCGGATATCAGACTGCAAGACATCACGGAGTGAAAATTGTTCAGTCTTTAATGATGGATGCAGCTACAACGAAGCGCTGGTATTACGTTGTTACCATGGGAAGAAAAGCTGGTCACTTAGCTCTTGGTATCGGTAAAGCAGCAGGCGCTACACTTACTATCATAGGAGAAGAATTCAGAAATCAGGAAGTCAGCTTTAACACGATCTGTGATATACTTGAAGTCTCAATTATAAAAAGACTTGCTTCGGGACATCCGTACGGCGTTGCAATTCTGGCCGAAGGCATTATACATAAGATTGATTTGGAGGAATTGAAATCAAATCCCTATGTAAATCTTGAGCTGGATACACACGGCAACATAAGATTATCTGAAATAGATATCGGTAAAGTTACGAAAGAAGAAGTAAGGAGAAGACTAAAAGCCCGTGGCATCGATGCAACAATTGTAAATAAAGATATCGGTTATGAACTAAGATGCGCTGATCCGATTCCTTATGACTGTGAATACACTCAGGATTTAGGTTACGCAGCAGTCCGTTATTTATTATCCGGCAACAGCGGAGCAATTGTAACTGTTGATAAAGGACAGTTAATACCTATAAAATTCCATGATATCATAGGAGATAATAATAAAATCCAGACAAGGGAAGTTGATGTGGATTCTGACGGATATAAAGTTGCCAGAAAGTATATGATAAGAATGGAAAATAATGATTTCGAAGAAGTAAAAAATATTGCAAGACTGGCACTGATTGGAAACATGAAGACGGAAGAGTTCATAGATAAATTTCAGTATTTAACAAACGATCCACCAATAAAAGAACAGAAAGAAAATTGA